In Lysobacter firmicutimachus, one genomic interval encodes:
- a CDS encoding DUF952 domain-containing protein, whose protein sequence is MANAGSAPTPAFAGPAPALVYHFAAPADWAAAQARGEYAPESLAREGFLHCATQAQLAGVIERHQRGRGALLRLSLDAAALGAALRYDWSARSGDHYPHVYGPIPLHAVRAVEPFEAP, encoded by the coding sequence ATGGCGAACGCCGGTTCCGCGCCCACGCCTGCGTTCGCCGGGCCCGCGCCCGCCCTCGTCTATCACTTCGCCGCACCGGCCGACTGGGCCGCGGCGCAGGCGCGCGGCGAGTACGCGCCGGAGTCGCTGGCGCGCGAGGGCTTCCTGCATTGCGCGACGCAGGCGCAGCTGGCCGGCGTGATCGAGCGTCACCAGCGCGGCCGCGGCGCGCTGCTGCGCTTGAGCCTGGACGCGGCCGCGCTCGGCGCGGCGCTGCGTTACGACTGGAGCGCGCGCAGCGGCGATCACTACCCGCACGTCTACGGCCCGATTCCGCTGCATGCGGTGCGCGCGGTCGAACCGTTCGAAGCGCCATGA